Part of the Allofrancisella frigidaquae genome is shown below.
GAAAATATACCGCCTTGTTAAAAGGTAAGGGTGAAAAGGTGTGGTAAGAGCACACCGCATTGGTGGTAACACTCAATGGCATTGTAAACCCCATCTAAAGCAAGACCAAATAGTGCTACAATAGTGTTGCTCGCACTGTAGCAGGGTAGGTCGCTTGAGCTTGTTGGTGACAGCAAGCCTAGATAAATGGCTGCTTATTACAGAACCCGGCTTATAGATTAACTTTGTACTTTTTTATAAAGAGTGGATATTTATGCAAGTTATTGATTCGAAATTGCTTGATAGTGATGGTCAGATAAATGATCAAGCTTTGATTGCAGAATTAAAAAGCTTTTATTCTGATGATAAGTTTGAGCTTATAAGTTCATCATTAGAATTATTAAAAATAAAAAGTGCGGACTCAGTACGCCATCCAACAGGTATTAGTTCATTTTTATATGCTATAGAGATTGCTTATATACTTTTTAAAATCCGGGCAGATGAAGATTCGGTTGCTGCTGGTATTCTTTATGAGTTATACAATTTTGGTGATGTCAGCGATGAAGAAATAGTAGAGACTTGTAACCATACTGTATTAAAAATATTACAAGGCACACGTAAGATGTCTGCTATTAGGATGTATCGTTCGGATAGTATATCTCTTGAGCAAATAGATACATTTAGAAAGATGCTTTTGACTATTATAGAAGATGTCAGAATAGTTTTAGTAAAGATAGTTGATAAATTGTGTACTATTAGGCATTTAAAATCTTTAAACCATAAAACCCAGCAAGTTATAGCTAGAGAAACATTAGATATATATGCACCATTAGCAAATCGATTAGGCTTGAGTGCTATAAAGTGGGAATTAGAAGATAGAGCATTCTTTTTCCTAGAGCGCCAACAGTATAAAAAGATTGCTGAAAGTCTAGGAGCTACTCGTAAGCAGAGAGAGGAGTTTTTACATAAGGTTATAGAAGAGTTAAAAGCTATATTAAAAAAGTATAACTTACATGCTGGTGTACAAGGTAGAGTTAAACATATATACAGCATATATAAAAAGCTAAAAAACAAAAACTATAAAGATATAGAGGAACTTTTTGATATTACAGCGATTAGGGTTGTAGCAAATAACGTTGATGAATGTTATAAAGTTTTAGCAGAAGTGAATAATCTATATTGCCCTATACCGCAAGAGTTTAGTGACTATATAGCAAGCCCGAAGTCTAATGGATATAAATCTATACATACTGTTGTTAAAGCCCATGGTCAAAATCTTGAAATACAAATTAGAACTCATAAAATGCATGAGGAGTCTGAGCTTGGATTTGCAGCACACTGGCGTTATAAAGAAGGTGTTAAATTTGATGCTTCTTATGAGGCAAGAGTTGCTTGGTTGAGATCACTTCTTGAATGGGAGAAAGAAATTAATGACTATAGTAAGGTGTCTAAAGAATTAACCAAACGACTGTATGTATTTACTCCAGCTAATGAGCTTATTGATCTGGCAGAAGACTCAACAGTGTTAGATTTTGCATACTCTGTACACACTATGGTGGGACATCGTACAAAAGGAGCTAAGTTAAATGGTAAAATTGTACCTTTAACTACTAAGCTCACTACAGGAGATCAAGTAGAGATACTAACTCAAAAAGAACCAAATCCTAGTAAAGATTGGGCGTCTGAAAATTTAGGATACTTAACTTCAGCCCGAAATAGATCAAGAGTTATAAAGTGGTTTAATGAGCAAAACAAAGAAGATAACGTAGCCCTTGGTAGGGATAGGCTTTTAAAGGAGCTAAAAGGTTACGACCTTAAAGAAGTAGATTTTAGTGAGGTTGCTAATAAATTTAATATGCAGATGGCAGATAGTTTATTTGCAGCTATTGAAAATGGTAGTGTACGTATAAAAAGTATAGTTAACTACATAATTGATACTTACTCTGCCCAAGAGAAGCTAATAAAAAGGCAGCAAACTAAAAAAAGCCCTTTACAGAAGCCAGAGTTTATGAAAGTTCTAGTTTCAGGTTTTGACGGCATGAAATATGAGTTTGCAAGATGTTGTCAACCTATATATCCCGATAGAATCGAAGGGTACATGAGTGTATCCAAAGGAGTTGTAGTACATACGATTAAATGCCCTAACTTGAAACATTTAAAAGAAAAAAACCAAGATAAATTTATAGATGTTAGGTGGGAATAGATTGAAATAATTTAATTTAATTTTTATGATTTACTGTTTGTTTGTAAGTTTCCCGTATTTTTAGATTGCTGTAACCAACCATTTTTGATATAGAAAACAGAAATACTAGCTTGGTTGATGTTTCTGCCATCAGCTGTATGGCCAGATATAATAAGTTCATTTTTTCCTGGATCAGGTCTAGGAATTTGCCAAGTTTCGTCTTCAAAACTTGCTGCTATAACGTTACCATTAATTGTAAACAAAGGTTTATCATTAGCTGTAAGAGCTGGAGTTGTTTTTATAGGTATGTATTCTTCTTTTGTAAATATATTTGCGTCATTACCTGGTGATGTTACTTGTATATCTAAATCACTTTGATTCTCTTTAAGAGCTTGTTTATTCTTTTTAGCAAGTTGTGAGTCATCTAATTTTTGTATATCGCCTTGTTTAATCTTAACGACCTCGCTACTTTCAGGCTCCTCGGGTGATTTTGTATCAACAACTGTAGGGCTGCCTACATTTATGATTTTATATTCAACATCTTCAGGTGGTTTAGTTTCAGAAAAAACAAGGTTTCCATTTTCAGCTCTCCATGAGTAAACTTCAGTTTCTGCTTGAGCTAGTATATTAGTTAGGGCAATGATTATGAAACTCATCAATATCTTATTTAAATTATACATCTCTAGTTGATAATCTTCAAAAAATAGTAGTTATATGCCAAGTATAGCTAAAATATAGCGTAAGCAAAAGCTTAAAATTAAACTATAGACTTAAATTATGAGATAATATTTAAAACAGTAAATAATCTAAAGATTAGAATGGTCACTTTAAATGATATTATATACGATAGTATTGGTAATTTTTGCTTTCTTATATTTGCATTGCTACTTTATAGGAAAAACAGATTTGCTTGGTTAGCGGTGGTTCTCGCTTTAATAATTAAGCTTTTCCTATATGGTAAATATAGTATGCTTCTGTCATTTGCATATTTGTCAATGCAACTATGTGTAACTTTTTTGGCAGCAATAGTCTGGATTTTAGAACCAAGCTATACAAAGTTACAAGTAAATAGAATATTTTTAGCTTTATTAACTAGTGTGATTATGATTATGATATGGGTTTGGTTAGTTTATGCTTTTATAAACCCAGCTATTTTATCTTATGAGTTTTTATTTGGTTTTGAGTATTTTTGCTATATGTTGTTTGTTTTGGGCGGAGCTTTACTAGTATACAGAATTTCCCAAGGGCTAATAATTGTTGCGACAGTTTTTATAAGTTATGCTCTATACTATGCAAATTCGGCACTAGTAGCTTCAAAAGCTCCACCACAGTATATTAGAGATTTCACTATTTACTATTGGTTCTCGGCAGTATTCTTGTTTGTAGCAGGTATTCTATTAGTTAGTGTTTATACGCGTGTAAAGAGAAGTATTTAGAGCATCATAAACTATAAACATCAAAACGATTAGTCTTTCCTTTTAATTGAGATGTTGGCTTTCTATCAGATAAAAAAGAGCCATTAATAGGTCTTTTAACAACAATCTTTTTAGCTTTTGCACTCGAGTAAGCATTATCAAAAAGTGATTTATTGCTATTTTCATTATTTTGTAATAATTCGTGAAGGGATTGCATATCTAGTTTTACCTTAGCACTTTTTTTACGTGGTGGAAACATAGGATCTATATATATACAATCAAAAAACTCATTAGTAGTTGATATGTAATCACAGCTATCATTATGAATTAATGTGATGTTTTTTGTAATAAGTCCTAAAGTTGGTATATCTTTTGCTCTTTTTATAGAGTCGCTAAGTAGTAAAAAAATATAAGGATCTTTTTCGATAGCAGTGATTTTATGCCCTCTAGCAGCAAGTGTAAAAAAATCTCTACCAAGACCAGCTGTGGTGTCAAGTATATGTAATTTGGATTTGTTTCTACCTTCTACAGCTTGTATCACACTACACTTTTTAGCCTGAGGGTTTATTCTATTTAAAATATCATTGCAGTTAAAGTCTATATAAAGCTCTTTATTTTTATTGTACAACTTTAAAAAACCATTTCCATAAAAAAGGTATTTATCTTCTTTACAAATTGAAAAATCAAACCGTAAATTTAAATCTTTTATTTGATCAATTGTATTGTTATCAAAAACATTAATAGTAATCATAAATTATTTTTTCTTAGCTCTTGGATGTGCTTTGTCAAAAACACTAGCTAGTTGTTGAAAGTTAAGGTGAGTATAAATTTGGGTACTAGAAATATCAACATGACCCAACAGATCTTTTACAGCAAGTAAATCTTTTGAAGAGTCAAGGACATGACTTGCAAAAGAGTGTCTAAGCATATGTGGGTGAATGTGTCGAGATGCGTATTTTTGGGCAAATAACTCTAGACGTTTCTGGATAGATCTATTTGTAAGTTGCTTGCCGTCACGGGAGATAAGTAGATGTTCAGTTTGGGGTTTGTATTTTTCACGAATGCTTAGCCACCTTTTTAAACTATTAGTTGTTTTTTCACCAAAGTATACTATACGTTGCTTATTGCCTTTACCAGTTACACGTACACTGTATTGGGACATACTTATGTCTTTTAGCTGTATAGCTGAAAGCTCGCTA
Proteins encoded:
- a CDS encoding DUF4124 domain-containing protein — its product is MSFIIIALTNILAQAETEVYSWRAENGNLVFSETKPPEDVEYKIINVGSPTVVDTKSPEEPESSEVVKIKQGDIQKLDDSQLAKKNKQALKENQSDLDIQVTSPGNDANIFTKEEYIPIKTTPALTANDKPLFTINGNVIAASFEDETWQIPRPDPGKNELIISGHTADGRNINQASISVFYIKNGWLQQSKNTGNLQTNSKS
- a CDS encoding class I SAM-dependent methyltransferase, yielding MNVFDNNTIDQIKDLNLRFDFSICKEDKYLFYGNGFLKLYNKNKELYIDFNCNDILNRINPQAKKCSVIQAVEGRNKSKLHILDTTAGLGRDFFTLAARGHKITAIEKDPYIFLLLSDSIKRAKDIPTLGLITKNITLIHNDSCDYISTTNEFFDCIYIDPMFPPRKKSAKVKLDMQSLHELLQNNENSNKSLFDNAYSSAKAKKIVVKRPINGSFLSDRKPTSQLKGKTNRFDVYSL
- a CDS encoding tyrosine-type recombinase/integrase, yielding MLLNLNSTLINNFLDNILYHKSYSNETIDNYKRDLYQLSDFIGNTDIAKLKSQDILGWIKKLHSQGASPKTLQRKLSSTRSFFNFLINSEIINTNPASNIKAPKGSKKLPKALNIDELAYLLDITPGNDIEARDIAGFDLLYSCGIRLSELSAIQLKDISMSQYSVRVTGKGNKQRIVYFGEKTTNSLKRWLSIREKYKPQTEHLLISRDGKQLTNRSIQKRLELFAQKYASRHIHPHMLRHSFASHVLDSSKDLLAVKDLLGHVDISSTQIYTHLNFQQLASVFDKAHPRAKKK
- a CDS encoding RelA/SpoT family protein, with product MQVIDSKLLDSDGQINDQALIAELKSFYSDDKFELISSSLELLKIKSADSVRHPTGISSFLYAIEIAYILFKIRADEDSVAAGILYELYNFGDVSDEEIVETCNHTVLKILQGTRKMSAIRMYRSDSISLEQIDTFRKMLLTIIEDVRIVLVKIVDKLCTIRHLKSLNHKTQQVIARETLDIYAPLANRLGLSAIKWELEDRAFFFLERQQYKKIAESLGATRKQREEFLHKVIEELKAILKKYNLHAGVQGRVKHIYSIYKKLKNKNYKDIEELFDITAIRVVANNVDECYKVLAEVNNLYCPIPQEFSDYIASPKSNGYKSIHTVVKAHGQNLEIQIRTHKMHEESELGFAAHWRYKEGVKFDASYEARVAWLRSLLEWEKEINDYSKVSKELTKRLYVFTPANELIDLAEDSTVLDFAYSVHTMVGHRTKGAKLNGKIVPLTTKLTTGDQVEILTQKEPNPSKDWASENLGYLTSARNRSRVIKWFNEQNKEDNVALGRDRLLKELKGYDLKEVDFSEVANKFNMQMADSLFAAIENGSVRIKSIVNYIIDTYSAQEKLIKRQQTKKSPLQKPEFMKVLVSGFDGMKYEFARCCQPIYPDRIEGYMSVSKGVVVHTIKCPNLKHLKEKNQDKFIDVRWE